The window AATGTGCTGGCTGATTTGCTCAACATCTGTTTTTAGCTGGTTTGCCCATCCAGACTCAATTGAATTGACAGCAGAGACACGTTCCAGCCAACTTTTTGGCGACTCAACCCAATGCAATTGAGGTAAATGGCTTTGGTTATTTCGGACTGGGCGCTGGGAAATATACCAATAGTCAATTTCTCGCTCTTCAACTCCCCGGGTAACCTGAGTTTCAATCCATTGATTCAATCGCTTCGAAATTATACGGCTGCCGAACTGGACAATCAGATCACACCGTTCAAGCTGCTGGGCCAGTTTCGGCACAGGCAGCCACAAATCGTAATGCGCCCATTCCGAGCTAACGCCACTTTGTGGATCAGCCAATACTGGCCAACCCATTTTTTGAGCAAATGAAAGCGCAGCTTGAGATTCTTCTAAAGAAAGGCAGCCGATAATCACCAACCCTTTCTTGTGGGCGAATGACGGTATGTCGCTGACAGCTAAAGGAGCAAAACGTTGAGTATACCTCCGGTCACTCTCTCGCCAAACATCAACAGAACTGAGGTAATCTTGATATTGGCTTTTACAACCATTGGAATAAAGTGGTTCAGGGAAAGCACAGTTAATATGTACTGCACTTCCTTCTCGTTGCTGGGTAAACATCACTTCATCAATAGAGGTGAGCAGCCAATTAAGCGGCGTACTTGCCGTAGGGCTGGGTAGATTCAAGCAAGCAGATACGTGCTGAGAGAAAATTCCCAATTGATTGATGGCCTGATTCGCGCCGCAGCCAACCAGTTCAATCGGACGATCTGCAGTCAACAGCACCAGCTGCTCACCGGTTAACTTTGCTTCCGCAACCGCAGGTAATAAGTTAGCCACAGCCGTACCCGATGTCACGATGACCACTACCGGACTTTGGCTTGCTTTTGCTAAGCCTAAAGCCATAAAGCCTAAGCCACGCTCATCAAAATGGGTATGAATGGTAAAATTAGGATTATCAGCGGCTTCTAGCGTTAACGGCGTTGATCGTGAGCCAGGTGCAATGCACACATGCTCAACACCAAATCGATGCAGCTCTATCAGTAGTGTTTCAGACCAAATGCGATTCAATACGGCTTGATCATGACTCATGATGCCACTCCAAGTGGCGGGTGATCGGAAATA is drawn from uncultured Vibrio sp. and contains these coding sequences:
- the menD gene encoding 2-succinyl-5-enolpyruvyl-6-hydroxy-3-cyclohexene-1-carboxylic-acid synthase; this translates as MSHDQAVLNRIWSETLLIELHRFGVEHVCIAPGSRSTPLTLEAADNPNFTIHTHFDERGLGFMALGLAKASQSPVVVIVTSGTAVANLLPAVAEAKLTGEQLVLLTADRPIELVGCGANQAINQLGIFSQHVSACLNLPSPTASTPLNWLLTSIDEVMFTQQREGSAVHINCAFPEPLYSNGCKSQYQDYLSSVDVWRESDRRYTQRFAPLAVSDIPSFAHKKGLVIIGCLSLEESQAALSFAQKMGWPVLADPQSGVSSEWAHYDLWLPVPKLAQQLERCDLIVQFGSRIISKRLNQWIETQVTRGVEEREIDYWYISQRPVRNNQSHLPQLHWVESPKSWLERVSAVNSIESGWANQLKTDVEQISQHIRHSFLSTLSFDLNEVALAVDVEDRAQSVDVFLGNSLFVRLVDMFGRLSDCEVFSNRGASGIDGVLATASGVQRSHDNPLLVYIGDTSALYDLNSLSLFTHAKRPAVIVITNNDGGAIFDILPVPQEHRQTYYQMPHGYQFEHAAKQFGLSYQQPKTLEQYQALVSNHFENGQGTLVIEVQTPPSQAVELIKIFNKNLHAKF